The Amblyomma americanum isolate KBUSLIRL-KWMA chromosome 3, ASM5285725v1, whole genome shotgun sequence genome window below encodes:
- the LOC144124039 gene encoding uncharacterized protein LOC144124039, protein MFPKAQLLLACLVVKAYGLHHHQPSAGYRATGYGGYAAPTAATAFRGYADYASPPQPYTFGYDNVDEYGNRLFHSEQGDSSNAKTGYYGYRDAYGLYRRVNYVADANGFRATVDTNEPGIAPGASANAVFNAAPVVPPVPGGAAASRAGFAPTAYGASGVATGYNNAYGGYTGYGYGPYSGGAAGYGRIPYAGNGYTPNGAAVGGYAYGAGAYAGGYGSFGYGGANGWAPGYGGYRRR, encoded by the exons ATGTTTCCGAAG GCACAACTCCTACTGGCCTGCCTGGTGGTGAAAGCTTACGGGCTGCACCATCACCAACCGTCAGCCGGGTACCGTGCAACTGGCTACGGCGGCTATGCTGCACCGACAGCGGCCACTGCTTTCCGTGGCTACGCCGACTACGCATCT cCACCTCAGCCGTACACTTTCGGCTACGACAACGTGGACGAGTACGGCAACCGCCTATTCCACAGCGAGCAGGGAGACTCAAGCAACGCCAAGACCGGATATTACGGCTACAGGGACGCGTACGGCCTCTACCGCCGGGTGAACTACGTCGCTGACGCCAATGGCTTCCGGGCCACGGTGGACACCAACGAGCCAGGAATTGCACCGGGTGCCAGCGCCAATGCAGTCTTCAATGCCGCCCCGGTCGTCCCACCGGTTCCTGGAGGTGCAGCAGCCTCAAGGGCCGGATTTGCACCCACTGCCTACGGCGCCAGTGGTGTGGCAACCGGCTACAACAATGCATACGGCGGGTACACTGGATACGGATATGGGCCGTACAGTGGTGGTGCAGCTGGCTATGGCCGCATCCCGTACGCAGGAAACGGCTACACTCCGAATGGCGCTGCTGTGGGTGGCTACGCCTATGGCGCTGGAGCTTATGCAGGAGGGTATGGTTCATTCGGATACGGTGGAGCCAACGGGTGGGCTCCTGGTTATGGCGGCTACCGACGCCGTTAA